One genomic segment of Salarias fasciatus chromosome 8, fSalaFa1.1, whole genome shotgun sequence includes these proteins:
- the LOC115393659 gene encoding uncharacterized protein LOC115393659 — protein sequence MVLMLACAACLVLALSASGDPCLIISEINADNPRLDTTEFVELYHTGGQRASLDGYTLVFYNGNGNVAYKVLDLKGHSTDDRGFFLVGSVDMLPKPAILLPPNTVQNGPDAIVLYHTSAARYSEKMNVTAVGMVDAVVYMTRRTGGAELLAEILTPGEQAFVEDETTLEGDESIERCLLSEDRWGFQVSSPSPGQRNNCTPPAAAATIPYINELKLGGGQVEGFVELTEAPGPLVLVVWDGKLDRVSVVMDVDVDSSRNGLISVNIDRNYMKGDESGAVAVYAGRAADFPVHSPLSQTQPLDAFVFAGPGNKPSANLTETLIPGRQPYQLSNSLREGGFHLSRCGVATWARDPGIFWEAPQTPGQPNQCPWPKICPHSLVIPGGTDSAPHLPPWGNSDFLINELNTDTPGAAEDGEYIELWHPSGRRVSLQGIWILLFSAHNNQPYREISLSGHFTTSRGYFLLGSDRLVPAPSLRLPPNTIQNGPDAVALYRSPFGPPSATQRGIPTRGLLDAVVYRQRGSDVEAQELSKALTPGQLPLLEDPDVLPGDESLSRCRGLYPYDLSAFSVAPPTPLRENSCPRPPPAPKDVLISEVASSLWTNHSQQRAFVELRGPPLTDLRGLVLSVFDQERSGTVIALPLTGSIDPDGFYVVGNVSTADQSIPEGSTVPARGAVVLCYDLFSICRAGAALTNSSLRDVLVFSESQQLLSSLSASRGRQVIPALRSVEDGPVSLSRCSCCEARSPSSWTSSSPTPHGANVCPSSAYSSQIDLCLRPQAKDWPEQSGDCSSVIHGRRVAEVADYLEQKCHCGISALYLRGANFSCVSGWLRVSGNIHALSDHQKALIVQTSHMNHSSTRGDACSSPTTGLYTSTASALGLQIGLFVAVLVLLGLGAALFTYLYRRRRPLDYYTMELNEHAEGLSDL from the exons ATGGTGCTGATGCTGGCCTGTGCCGCCTGCCTGGTCCTGGCGCTGTCGGCCAGCGGTGACCCCTGCCTCATCATCAGCGAGATCAACGCGGACAACCCCCGGCTGGACACCACCGAGTTCGTGGAGCTGTACCACACCGGCGGGCAGCGGGCGTCCCTGGACGGCTACACCCTCGTCTTCTACAACGGGAACGGGAACGTGGCCTACAAGGTGCTGGACCTCAAGGGCCACAGCACGGACGACAGGGGCTTCTTCCTGGTGGGCTCGGTGGACATGCTGCCCAAACCGGCCATCCTCCTGCCTCCGAACACGGTCCAGAATGGCCCGGACGCCATCGTCCTCTACCACACGTCCGCCGCTCGCTACAGCGAGAAGATGAACGTCACCGCCGTCGGGATGGTGGACGCCGTCGTCTACATGACCCGCCGCACGGGCGGCGCCGAGCTCCTGGCCGAGATACTGACGCCCGGGGAGCAGGCGTTTGTGGAGGACGAGACCACCCTGGAGGGGGACGAGTCCATCGAGCGCTGTCTGCTGTCTGAGGACCGGTGGGGCTTCCAGGTGTCCTCGCCTTCCCCCGGTCAGCGGAACAACTGCACCCCTCCGGCCGCCGCAGCCACCATCCCTTACATCAACGAGCTGAAGCTGGGCGGAGGCCAGGTGGAGGGGTTcgtggagctgacggaggctccgGGTCccctggtgctggtggtgtggGACGGAAAGCTAGACCGAGTCAGCGTCGTTATGGACGTAGATGTGGACAGCTCCAGAAATGGACTCATCTCTGTGAACATCGACAGGAACTACATGAAAG GAGACGAGTCCGGGGCGGTGGCCGTCTACGCCGGCAGAGCCGCCGACTTCCCCGTGCACAGTCCGCTGAGCCAGACTCAGCCGTTAGATGCCTTCGTGTTCGCCGGGCCTGGAAACAAGCCGAGCGCCAACCTCACGGAGACGCTCATCCCCGGCAGGCAGCCTTACCAGCTGAGCAACAG CTTGAGGGAAGGAGGCTTCCACCTGAGCCGCTGTGGCGTGGCCACCTGGGCCAGAGACCCTGGCATCTTCTGGGAAGCCCCACAGACCCCCGGGCAGCCCAACCAGTGCCCCTGGCCGAAGATCTGCCCTCACAGTCTGG TGATTCCAGGAGGCACGGATTCGGCGCCTCACCTCCCGCCCTGGGGGAACAGCGACTTTCTGATCAATGAGCTGAACACCGACACGCCCGGGGCGGCTGAAGACGGCGAGTACATCGAGCTGTGGCACCCGTCCGGCCGGAGAGTCTCGCTGCAGGGCATCTGGATACTTCTGTTCAGCGCACACAATAACCAACCCTACAGGGAGATCAGCCTGAGCGGACACTTCACCACCTCCAGAGGGTACTTCCTGCTGGGTAGCGACCGGCTGGTGCCGGCGCCGTCCCTGCGGCTGCCTCCCAACACCATCCAGAACGGACCGGACGCCGTGGCGCTCTACCGCAGCCCCTTCGGCCCGCCGTCCGCCACGCAGAGGGGCATCCCCACCAGAGGCCTGCTGGACGCGGTGGTGTACCGGCAGAGGGGGTCGGACGTGGAGGCGCAGGAGCTGAGCAAAGCCCTGACACCGGGGCAGCTGCCGCTGCTGGAGGACCCGGACGTCCTGCCCGGAGATGAGTCCCTGAGCCGCTGCCGGGGCCTTTACCCCTACGACCTGTCCGCTTTCTCT GTGGCTCCACCCACGCCTCTGAGAGAGAACAGCTGCCCCCGCCCTCCGCCCGCCCCGAAGGACGTGCTCATCAGCGAGGTGGCGAGCAGCctctggaccaatcacagccagCAGAGGGCCTTCGTGGAGCTGCGGGGGCCTCCTCTGACCGACCTGCGAGGCCTGGTGCTGTCGGTGTTCGACCAGGAGCGCAGTGGGACGGTCATCGCTCTGCCTCTGACCGGATCCATCGACCCGGATGGATTTTACGTGGTTGGAAACGTGTCCACTGCAG ATCAGAGCATCCCCGAGGGCTCCACGGTGCCGGCTCGGGGGGCCGTGGTCCTCTGCTACGACCTGTTCAGCATCTGCAGAGCCGGCGCCGCTCTGACCAACTCCAGCCTCAGAGACGTGCTGGTTTTCAGTGAGAGCCAGCAGCTGCTTTCCTCTCTGTCCGCCAGCAGAGGGAGACAAGTGATCCCAGCTCTGAG GTCAGTGGAGGACGGCCCCGTGTCGCTCAGCCGGTGTTCGTGCTGCGAGGCGAGGAGCCCCTCCTCCTGGACCAGCTCCTCGCCGACGCCTCACGGCGCCAACGTGTGTCCCAGCTCCGCCTACTCCAGCCAGATCGACCTGTGCCTCAGACCTCAGGCCAAAGACTGGCCGGAGCAGTCGGGAG ATTGCAGCAGCGTCATTCACGGGCGACGGGTCGCCGAGGTGGCCGACTACTTGGAGCAGAAGTGTCACTGCGGCATCTCTGCCTTGTATCTCCGCG GAGCGAACTTCTCCTGTGTGTCCGGCTGGCTGCGGGTGTCGGGGAACATCCACGCGCTGTCGGACCACCAGAAGGCCCTCATCGTCCAGACGTCGCACATGAACCACTCGTCCACTCGGGGGGACGCCTGCTCCTCTCCCACCACCGGCCTTTATACAAGCACAG